The Niastella koreensis GR20-10 genome includes a window with the following:
- a CDS encoding HypC/HybG/HupF family hydrogenase formation chaperone, which yields MCLAIPGKLLTVSAQLDDTFRKGKVSFGGIVKEVNLCMVPEANPGDYVLVHVGVAIGIIDEAEAKQTYTYLKQMGELEELI from the coding sequence ATGTGCCTTGCTATACCAGGAAAATTATTAACCGTCAGTGCCCAGCTGGATGACACCTTCCGGAAAGGCAAGGTGTCATTTGGGGGCATTGTAAAGGAAGTGAACCTTTGCATGGTGCCCGAAGCCAATCCGGGCGATTATGTGCTGGTGCATGTAGGCGTGGCCATCGGCATCATCGATGAAGCGGAAGCGAAACAAACTTATACCTACCTGAAACAAATGGGCGAACTGGAGGAACTGATATGA
- the hypF gene encoding carbamoyltransferase HypF: protein MASIQAVMNIHTYHIHISGLVQGVGFRPFVNRIAATFGICGEVCNSTDGVHITFNATETMAVAFYNDLIRKAPVRAVIHKQRLQRVADRHFDGFAIIPSASGAGIQVLITPDVALCPACRRELNDPHNRRHRYAFITCPDCGPRYSILTALPFDREHTTMDYLQPCDACYEEYKGLQNRRHYSQTNSCPACPIHVHLHSLYNGAVIREPAIILQVVREQLAEGKIVAVKGTGGYLLLCDATNARAVQLLRDRKHRPQKPFAVLFASVEMAKTTVQLRKEEVEALESAAAPIVLARLQDTITSGLCCEKVAPGLHILGVMLPGTPLLQLIAQEAGYPLVATSANKSGSPIIYKDEEALTGLQGIADLILIYDRDIVVPQDDSVIRFTGSGQKIIIRRSRGYAPGYFPVPFEMPGSAVLAMGGELKATFAILAADQLYISQYLGDQGAWESQQAYEATLNHLSKLLHFTPRCILVDQHPNYQVSALGRQLGTQTTARVVEVQHHKAHFGAVLAENNLLQTAGTILGIIWDGAGYGEDGQVWGGEVFLMEENQIRRVAHLDYFQQLLGDKMSREPRLSALALLHDQPQWRPQLEQYFTAGEWWYYCQLLQNNAPVNTSSMGRLLDGISALLGITAINTYEGEAAMKLEALADTAAGSPNDYYRIPVKGQLLEWQYLLQGVMEDLDRQLPANYIARKVFCSLAKLIISLAIQYGVNKVACSGGVFQSALLTDMIIALNGEERTFYFHQQLSPNDECIGFGQIACFYLGLIQQAREREKEIPINY, encoded by the coding sequence ATGGCTTCAATCCAAGCGGTCATGAACATCCACACATATCATATTCACATCAGCGGACTTGTACAAGGTGTAGGCTTCCGCCCGTTTGTTAACCGCATAGCGGCAACCTTCGGCATTTGCGGAGAAGTATGCAACAGTACAGACGGGGTGCATATCACCTTCAATGCTACGGAGACAATGGCCGTGGCATTCTACAATGATCTTATCCGCAAGGCGCCTGTACGTGCGGTTATCCATAAACAACGGTTGCAACGGGTGGCCGATCGTCATTTCGACGGTTTTGCGATCATCCCCAGTGCCTCGGGGGCCGGGATTCAAGTATTGATCACGCCCGATGTAGCGCTGTGCCCCGCCTGCCGGCGTGAACTCAATGACCCGCATAACAGGCGCCACCGGTATGCATTTATTACCTGCCCGGATTGCGGGCCGCGTTATTCCATTCTTACCGCATTGCCCTTTGACCGCGAACATACCACGATGGACTACCTGCAGCCCTGCGATGCCTGTTACGAAGAGTACAAGGGTTTGCAAAACCGGCGACATTACAGCCAAACAAATTCCTGTCCGGCCTGTCCCATTCACGTGCATCTCCATTCCCTTTATAACGGAGCGGTGATCCGGGAGCCTGCCATTATTCTGCAGGTTGTAAGGGAGCAGCTGGCCGAAGGAAAGATCGTGGCCGTAAAAGGAACAGGCGGTTATTTGCTGCTTTGTGACGCTACCAATGCAAGGGCTGTTCAACTGTTGAGGGATCGCAAACACCGGCCGCAGAAACCTTTTGCCGTGCTGTTTGCCAGTGTGGAAATGGCCAAAACAACTGTGCAGCTCCGTAAGGAAGAAGTGGAAGCCCTCGAAAGTGCGGCTGCACCTATTGTACTGGCCCGGCTACAGGACACCATCACAAGCGGCCTCTGTTGTGAAAAGGTTGCCCCCGGGCTTCATATCCTCGGCGTGATGCTTCCCGGTACGCCCCTGCTTCAACTCATTGCACAGGAAGCGGGTTACCCACTGGTAGCTACCAGTGCCAATAAAAGCGGTTCACCCATCATTTATAAAGATGAAGAGGCGTTGACCGGCTTGCAGGGCATTGCTGATCTCATACTCATTTATGACAGGGATATCGTTGTACCGCAGGACGACAGCGTGATCCGTTTTACCGGATCAGGGCAAAAAATAATTATAAGGCGCAGCAGGGGCTATGCACCCGGTTATTTTCCTGTTCCATTCGAAATGCCAGGCAGTGCTGTACTGGCCATGGGGGGCGAACTGAAAGCTACCTTTGCCATTCTGGCTGCAGATCAGTTGTACATAAGCCAATACCTGGGCGATCAGGGCGCATGGGAATCGCAGCAAGCTTATGAAGCAACCCTGAACCACCTGAGTAAACTCCTGCACTTTACACCCCGTTGTATTCTGGTAGACCAGCACCCGAACTACCAGGTGTCTGCCCTGGGCCGGCAGCTGGGGACACAAACCACAGCCCGGGTAGTGGAGGTGCAGCATCATAAAGCGCATTTTGGCGCGGTGCTGGCCGAAAATAATTTACTGCAAACAGCCGGAACGATCTTAGGCATTATCTGGGATGGCGCCGGTTACGGGGAAGATGGCCAGGTATGGGGAGGGGAGGTTTTCCTTATGGAAGAGAACCAGATACGACGGGTGGCGCACCTCGATTATTTTCAACAGTTGTTGGGCGATAAAATGAGCCGGGAGCCCAGGTTGTCGGCCCTCGCTCTCCTGCATGATCAACCGCAATGGCGTCCACAACTGGAACAATATTTTACCGCCGGCGAATGGTGGTATTACTGCCAGTTGCTGCAAAACAATGCACCGGTGAACACCAGCAGCATGGGACGCCTGCTGGATGGCATTTCGGCCCTCCTGGGCATAACAGCCATCAATACCTACGAAGGCGAAGCCGCCATGAAACTGGAGGCCCTGGCCGATACAGCTGCCGGTTCCCCCAATGACTATTACCGCATACCCGTTAAAGGGCAGCTGCTCGAATGGCAGTACCTGTTGCAGGGTGTTATGGAAGACCTTGACAGACAACTGCCCGCCAATTACATTGCCAGGAAAGTGTTTTGCTCACTTGCCAAACTGATAATTAGCCTGGCTATACAGTATGGCGTTAATAAAGTTGCCTGCAGCGGTGGCGTGTTCCAAAGCGCCCTGCTCACGGATATGATCATAGCCCTGAACGGGGAGGAAAGAACTTTCTATTTTCATCAACAGTTGAGTCCGAACGATGAATGCATAGGCTTTGGGCAGATCGCCTGCTTTTACCTGGGCCTGATACAACAGGCGCGGGAACGGGAAAAAGAAATACCTATAAACTATTAA